The following proteins come from a genomic window of Gossypium raimondii isolate GPD5lz chromosome 5, ASM2569854v1, whole genome shotgun sequence:
- the LOC105769024 gene encoding 26S proteasome regulatory subunit S10B homolog B, whose amino-acid sequence MSDGEDAVRRHNAIAEYRKKLLQHKEYESRIRAGRENLRAAKKDFNKTEDDLKSLQSVGQIIGEVLRPLDNERLIVKASSGPRYVVGCRSKVDKEKLTSGTRVVLDMTTLTIMRALPREVDPVVYNMLHEDPGNVSYSAVGGLSDQIRELRESIELPLMNPELFLRVGIKPPKGVLLYGPPGTGKTLLARAIASNIDANFLKVVSSAIIDKYIGESARLIREMFGYARDHQPCIIFMDEIDAIGGRRFSEGTSADREIQRTLMELLNQLDGFDQLGKVKMIMATNRPDVLDPALLRPGRLDRKIEIPLPNEQSRMEILKIHAAGIAKHGEIDYEAVVKLAEGFNGADLRNVCTEAGMSAIRAERDYVIHEDFMKAVRKLNEAKKLESSAHYSADFGKD is encoded by the exons ATGAGCGACGGAGAAGACGCTGTACGACGCCATAATGCTATTGCGGAGTACCGGAAGAAACTCCTTCAACACAAAGAGTATGAATCAAGAATTCGAGCAG GTAGGGAGAATTTGAGAGCTGCTAAGAAGGACTTTAACAAAACAGAAGATGATTTAAAGTCTCTTCAGAGTGTTGGACAGATCATTGGAGAAGTTCTCAGGCCTCTTGATAATGAACGCT TGATTGTTAAAGCAAGCAGTGGCCCTCGCTATGTGGTTGGATGCCGCAGCAAAGTTGATAAGGAGAAGCTAACTTCAGGAACTAGAGTAGTTCTTGACATGACAACACTGACAATAATGCGGGCTCTTCCACGTGAG GTTGATCCAGTTGTTTACAACATGCTGCATGAAGATCCTGGTAATGTTAGCTACTCAGCTGTCGGTGGTTTATCTGATCAAATTCGAGAGCTAAGGGAATCTATCGAGCTCCCTCTCATGAATCCTGAGCTTTTCCTTAGAGTTGGGATCAAACCTCCCAAG GGTGTGCTCCTCTATGGACCTCCTGGTACAGGCAAGACATTGCTAGCTAGAGCAATAGCAAGTAATATTGATGCTAACTTCTTAAAG GTCGTTTCAAGTGCAATAATTGACAAATACATTGGAGAAAGTGCAAGATTGATACGAGAAATGTTTGGATATGCAAGGGATCACCAA CCTTGCATCATCTTTATGGATGAGATTGATGCCATTGGTGGACGCCGTTTCAGTGAGGGAACGAGTGCTGATCGTGAAATACAGAGAACGTTGATGGAGTTACTTAATCAGCTTGACGGATTTGATCAGCTTGGGAAG GTTAAAATGATCATGGCCACAAACAGACCTGATGTTTTAGATCCTGCACTTCTTCGTCCTGGGCGGCTAGACCGAAAGATAGAGATTCCATTGCCAAATGAGCAATCCAGAATGGAGATCCTCAAGATTCATGCTGCTGGCATTGCCAAGCATGGTGAAATCGATTATGAGGCTGTTGTTAAACTTGCTGAG GGCTTTAATGGTGCTGATCTACGAAATGTTTGCACGGAGGCTGGAATGTCAGCAATCCGTGCAGAGCGTGATTATGTCATCCATGAAGATTTCATGAAG GCAGTAAGAAAATTGAACGAAGCTAAGAAACTGGAATCAAGTGCACATTACAGTGCTGATTTTGGGAAAGACTAG
- the LOC105769025 gene encoding uncharacterized protein LOC105769025, whose translation MGEEYDIVNLIALGVISWTTVFLLVRKIFSDRSFELCNRIVSTIHGILAVILASLSVEDWSCPVCPLASASTPKQRQVLAVTVAYLIYDLICCLFDVKFTLDNTVHHLVSIVGLAAGLAFQLCGSEQVAALFITEISSPFLHARELLKEFGYRDTDLNLAADVLFAVIFSVARMVGGPYLTFVTLTANNPLLIKAMAVGLQLVSAFWFYKIVKMVKYKLTKRRKQVGMPGKLD comes from the exons ATGGGGGAGGAATACGATATTGTGAATTTGATTGCGTTGGGTGTGATCTCATGGACGACAGTTTTTCTACTTGTCCGAAAAATCTTCTCCGACCGCTCCTTTGAACTTTGCAACCGCATTGTTTCTACAATCCATGGGATTTTGGCTGTGATTTTAGCCTCGCTCTCTGTTGAAGATTGGAGCTGCCCTGTTTGTCCTTTGGCTTCGGCTTCTACGCCTAAGCAG AGGCAAGTTTTGGCTGTTACCGTAGCTTATCTTATATATGACCTCATATGCTGCCTCTTTGACGTCAAATTCACTCTTGACAACACAGTTCATCACTTGGTCAGCATCGTTGGTCTTGCAGCTGGCCTTGCCTTTCAATTG TGTGGATCAGAACAAGTTGCTGCCTTATTCATAACGGAGATCTCAAGTCCTTTCCTCCACGCCAGGGAACTGCTTAAAGAATTCGGTTACAGGGACACCGATCTCAATTTAGCAGCTGAT GTCCTATTTGCTGTAATATTCTCAGTTGCAAGGATGGTGGGTGGACCTTATCTCACTTTCGTTACTCTGACAGCTAATAACCCACTACTTATCAAG GCAATGGCTGTAGGACTTCAGTTAGTGAGTGCTTTCTGGTTCTACAAGATTGTAAAGATGGTGAAGTACAAGCTTACTAAAAGAAGGAAGCAGGTGGGCATGCCTGGAAAATTGGACTGA
- the LOC105769023 gene encoding uncharacterized protein LOC105769023 — protein sequence MGSACCVAARDRTIANRTGRETSHRNLRCSPSWSFCRDNRRRVAGEIDEPSYQVSNGASRNVSMEIKGTLGSDRGNFSDQGSPLEIETYGTPTSQKSPVHEEMGGNMMTPPSDISRGSNYSVDIKNLVELPDIIDSSTPKLSFCIPASFSPPVTDTFSSHAHLLPPNSTSLRRAHRSPGQQLLRQVSDSRILGLKSPNNYSMSEARSSFVLSRCSNDLTAGSHGGSSDGWSMRTFSELVASSQRERWSFDSEHLGSGYGKISGCSSRFSYSPSIDARTCGACSKLLAERSSWSSNEISVVSVLVCGHVYHAECLELMTPEADRFDPACPICMVGEKQVSKMCRKALKAEAELKAKHLKLLKNRVIDNSVDGGCSDIEHLENTKREGKTPKLEPSSSRRSSLAKPFLKRHFSIGSRWGRLLSENDSARKKGFWVRYRKD from the exons ATGGGGTCCGCTTGTTGTGTTGCTGCAAGGGACAGAACCATTGCAAACAGAACAGGACGTGAGACTTCTCATAGAAATTTGAGGTGTTCACCATCATGGAGCTTCTGCCGAGATAATCGAAGGCGTGTAGCTGGTGAAATTGATGAGCCTTCTTATCAGGTATCTAATGGAGCTAGCCGAAATGTTAGCATGGAGATAAAAGGGACATTAGGCTCTGATAGAGGTAATTTTTCTGATCAAGGAAGTCCTCTTGAGATTGAGACCTATGGAACACCCACTTCACAAAAATCACCAGTCCATGAAGAAATGGGTGGGAATATGATGACCCCTCCTTCAG ACATATCAAGAGGAAGCAATTATTCGGTTGAT ATAAAGAATTTGGTAGAATTGCCGGATATCATTGATTCATCTACACCAAAGCTTTCATTTTGTATACCTGCATCTTTCTCACCACCAGTAACAGACACGTTCTCTAGCCATGCTCATTTGCTTCCTCCAAACTCAACCTCATTACGACGGGCTCACCGTTCACCTGGGCAACAGCTATTGAGGCAGGTTTCTGATAGTCGAATCCTAGGATTGAAGTCgccaaataattattcaatgtCTGAAGCAAGGTCCTCTTTTGTCCTTTCCCGATGTAGCAATGACTTAACAGCTGGATCTCATGGTGGTTCTTCTGATGGTTGGTCCATGCGCACATTTTCAGAGCTTGTGGCCTCTTCTCAAAGAGAAAGGTGGTCTTTTGACAGCGAACACTTAGGTTCTGGTTATGGCAAGATAAGTGGATGTAGCAGCAGATTCTCATACTCTCCTTCCATAGATGCACGAACTTGTGGTGCTTGCTCGAAGCTTTTAGCTGAGAGATCCTCATGGAGTAGCAATGAGATTTCAGTGGTTTCTGTGCTTGTCTGTGGACATGTTTATCATGCTGAATGCTTGGAGTTGATGACACCGGAGGCTGACAGATTTGACCCAGCCTGCCCAATTTGTATGGTTGGAGAAAAGCAGGTCTCAAAGATGTGCAGAAAAGCTTTAAAAGCTGAAGCAGAGTTGAAAGCAAAACATCTTAAGTTGTTAAAGAATAGAGTTATAGATAATTCTGTTGATGGTGGTTGTAGTGATATTGAACACCTAGAAAACACCAAACGAGAAGGAAAAACTCCAAAGCTGGAACCCAGTTCAAGCCGGAGAAGCTCCTTGGCAAAGCCTTTCTTGAAACGCCACTTCTCAATTGGGTCTAGGTGGGGTAGATTGCTATCAGAGAACGACTCTGCTAGGAAGAAGGGGTTTTGGGTAAGATATCGAAAAGATTGA